A portion of the Burkholderia pseudomultivorans genome contains these proteins:
- the ugpB gene encoding sn-glycerol-3-phosphate ABC transporter substrate-binding protein UgpB encodes MKKPAGTVVRSIALGGALMFGVQHAAFAVTEIQFWHAMEAALGERVNAIAEQFNASQSDYKIVPVFKGTYDQALAAGIAAYRSGNAPAILQVYEVGTATMMQAKKAVVPVYDVFRQAGVPLDEKAFVPTISSYYSDAKTGHLVSMPFNSSTPVLYYNKDAFRKAGLDPNQPPKTWADVKADAEKLRKSGMACGFTTGWQSWVQLENYSAWQALPFASRNNGFDGADAVLEFNKPQQIAHIAFLQQMAKDGTFTYAGRKDEASAKFYSGDCGIMTTSSGALANVQKFAKFSYGTGMMPYDANVKGAPQNAVIGGASLWVLAGKDPATYKGVAKFLAYLNTPAVAAKWHQDTGYLPVTTAAYELTREQGFYAKNPSAETAIKQMLNKPPLPYTKGLRLGNMPQIRTVVDEELEQVWAQKKSPKDALDSAASRGDELLRRFEKSGG; translated from the coding sequence ATGAAGAAGCCTGCGGGGACCGTGGTTCGTTCGATCGCGCTGGGCGGCGCGCTGATGTTCGGTGTGCAGCATGCGGCATTCGCCGTGACCGAGATCCAGTTCTGGCATGCGATGGAGGCCGCGCTCGGCGAGCGGGTCAACGCGATCGCCGAACAGTTCAACGCGTCGCAGAGCGACTACAAGATCGTGCCGGTCTTCAAGGGCACCTACGACCAGGCGCTCGCGGCCGGCATCGCCGCGTATCGCAGCGGCAACGCGCCCGCGATCCTGCAGGTCTACGAAGTCGGCACGGCCACGATGATGCAGGCGAAGAAGGCCGTCGTGCCCGTCTACGACGTGTTCAGGCAGGCCGGCGTGCCGCTCGACGAGAAGGCGTTCGTGCCGACCATCTCCAGCTACTACAGCGATGCGAAGACGGGCCACCTCGTGTCGATGCCGTTCAACAGCTCGACGCCGGTGCTGTACTACAACAAGGATGCGTTCAGGAAGGCCGGGCTCGATCCGAACCAGCCGCCGAAGACCTGGGCCGACGTGAAGGCCGACGCCGAGAAGCTGCGCAAGTCGGGGATGGCGTGCGGCTTCACGACGGGCTGGCAGAGCTGGGTTCAGCTCGAGAACTACAGCGCGTGGCAGGCGCTGCCGTTCGCGAGCCGCAACAACGGTTTCGACGGCGCCGATGCGGTGCTCGAGTTCAACAAGCCGCAGCAGATCGCGCACATCGCCTTCCTGCAGCAGATGGCGAAGGACGGCACGTTCACCTATGCGGGCCGCAAGGACGAGGCGTCGGCGAAGTTCTACAGCGGCGACTGCGGGATCATGACGACGTCGTCGGGCGCGCTGGCCAACGTGCAGAAGTTCGCGAAGTTCAGCTACGGCACCGGCATGATGCCGTACGACGCGAACGTGAAGGGCGCGCCGCAGAACGCCGTGATCGGCGGCGCGAGCCTGTGGGTGCTGGCCGGCAAGGATCCGGCGACCTACAAGGGCGTCGCGAAATTCCTCGCGTACCTGAACACGCCGGCCGTCGCCGCGAAGTGGCACCAGGATACGGGCTATCTGCCGGTGACGACGGCCGCGTACGAGCTCACGCGCGAGCAGGGCTTCTATGCGAAGAACCCGAGCGCCGAAACCGCCATCAAGCAGATGCTGAACAAGCCGCCGCTGCCGTACACGAAGGGCCTGCGCCTGGGTAACATGCCGCAGATCCGCACCGTCGTCGACGAGGAGCTCGAGCAGGTCTGGGCGCAGAAGAAGTCGCCGAAGGACGCGCTCGACTCGGCCGCGTCGCGCGGCGACGAGCTGCTGCGCCGCTTCGAGAAGTCGGGCGGCTGA
- the ugpQ gene encoding glycerophosphodiester phosphodiesterase encodes MTSRFDWPYPRVVAHRGGGALAPENTLAALDEGARRGHRMVEFDAKLSADDVTFLLHDDTVDRTSNGHGPAAGMPYATLAALDAGAWFDARFAGERMPTLDAAAARCLAHGLAANVEIKPCPGRERDTGRRVAADAAAYWRGAAVPPLLSSFSFDALRQARDTAPALPRGMLYEAVPDDWHAQVVGALGCVSLHADHSRLDEPLVRAIKAAGLRILVYTVNDLARARELVRWGVDAVCTDRIDLIGPDALDDIDPARA; translated from the coding sequence ATGACTTCCCGTTTCGACTGGCCGTATCCGCGCGTCGTCGCCCACCGCGGCGGTGGCGCGCTCGCGCCCGAGAACACGCTCGCGGCGCTCGACGAGGGCGCGCGGCGCGGCCACCGGATGGTCGAGTTCGACGCGAAGCTGTCGGCCGACGACGTGACGTTCCTGCTGCACGACGACACGGTGGACCGGACCTCGAACGGCCACGGGCCGGCGGCGGGCATGCCTTATGCGACGCTCGCGGCGCTCGACGCGGGCGCGTGGTTCGACGCGCGCTTCGCGGGCGAGCGGATGCCGACGCTCGACGCGGCCGCGGCACGCTGCCTCGCGCACGGCCTCGCGGCAAACGTCGAGATCAAGCCGTGCCCGGGCCGCGAGCGCGACACCGGCCGGCGCGTGGCGGCCGACGCGGCGGCGTACTGGCGCGGCGCCGCGGTGCCGCCGCTGCTGTCGTCGTTCTCGTTCGACGCGCTGCGGCAGGCGCGCGACACGGCGCCGGCGCTGCCGCGCGGCATGCTTTACGAGGCCGTGCCGGACGACTGGCACGCGCAGGTCGTCGGCGCGCTCGGCTGCGTTTCGTTGCACGCGGACCACAGTCGGCTCGACGAACCGCTGGTGCGTGCCATCAAGGCGGCCGGGCTGCGCATCCTCGTGTACACGGTCAACGACCTCGCCCGCGCGCGCGAACTCGTGCGCTGGGGTGTCGACGCGGTCTGCACGGACCGGATCGACCTGATCGGCCCCGACGCGCTGGACGACATCGATCCGGCGCGCGCGTAG
- a CDS encoding shikimate kinase, which yields MQARDPHANVFFVGLMGAGKTTVGRAVARRLDRTFFDSDHEIEARTGARIPVIFELEGEAGFRDRETQVIADLTQRESIVLATGGGAVLRPENRECLKQHGIVVYLRANPHDLWLRTRKDKNRPLLQTEDPKARLEALYEVRDPLYRECADFVIETGRPSVNGLVNMVLMQLELAGVVAKPLQA from the coding sequence TTGCAAGCGCGGGACCCACACGCAAACGTATTTTTCGTCGGCCTTATGGGAGCGGGTAAGACCACCGTGGGCCGCGCGGTCGCGCGCCGTCTCGACAGGACGTTCTTCGACTCCGACCACGAGATCGAGGCCCGCACGGGCGCGCGCATTCCGGTGATCTTCGAGCTGGAGGGCGAGGCCGGGTTTCGCGACCGCGAAACGCAGGTGATCGCCGACCTCACGCAGCGCGAGAGCATCGTGCTCGCGACGGGCGGCGGCGCGGTGCTGCGGCCCGAAAACCGCGAATGCCTGAAGCAGCACGGCATCGTCGTCTATCTGCGCGCCAATCCGCACGATCTGTGGCTGCGCACGCGCAAGGACAAGAATCGCCCGCTGCTGCAGACCGAGGATCCGAAGGCGCGTCTCGAGGCGCTCTACGAAGTGCGCGACCCGCTGTACCGCGAATGCGCGGATTTCGTCATCGAGACCGGCCGCCCGTCGGTCAACGGTCTCGTCAACATGGTGCTGATGCAACTCGAACTGGCCGGCGTCGTCGCCAAGCCGCTACAAGCATGA
- the ugpE gene encoding sn-glycerol-3-phosphate ABC transporter permease UgpE, protein MIENRKGFDLFCHVVLIAGVVLIVFPIYVAFCAATMNAQEVFTVPLSLVPSTHLADNVAYIWRHGSGGTTAPFGRLLVNSFVMALGIAVGKIAVSILSAYAIVYFRFPFRNTAFWLIFVTLMLPVEVRIFPTVQVVSTLHLTNSYAGLTLPLIASATATFLFRQFFMTLPDELMDAARIDGAGPLRFFRDVVLPLSKTSIAALFVITFIYGWNQYLWPILITTEASLSTAVVGIKTMIASGDAATEWQYVMTATLLAMIPPLVVVLAMQRWFVRGLVDSEK, encoded by the coding sequence ATGATCGAGAATCGCAAAGGCTTCGACCTGTTCTGCCACGTGGTGCTGATCGCGGGCGTCGTGCTGATCGTGTTCCCGATCTACGTGGCGTTCTGCGCGGCGACGATGAACGCGCAGGAAGTGTTCACGGTGCCGCTGTCGCTCGTGCCGAGCACGCACCTGGCCGACAACGTCGCGTACATCTGGCGGCACGGCAGCGGCGGCACGACTGCGCCGTTCGGGCGGCTGCTCGTCAACAGCTTCGTGATGGCGCTCGGCATCGCGGTCGGCAAGATCGCGGTGTCGATCCTGTCCGCGTACGCGATCGTCTATTTCCGCTTCCCGTTCCGCAACACGGCGTTCTGGCTGATCTTCGTCACGCTGATGCTGCCGGTGGAAGTGCGGATCTTTCCGACCGTGCAGGTCGTGTCGACGCTGCATCTGACCAACAGCTATGCGGGCCTCACGCTGCCGCTGATTGCATCGGCGACGGCGACGTTCCTGTTCCGCCAGTTCTTCATGACGCTGCCCGACGAACTGATGGACGCCGCGCGCATCGACGGCGCGGGGCCGCTGCGCTTTTTCCGGGACGTCGTGCTGCCGCTGTCGAAGACGAGCATCGCGGCGCTGTTCGTGATCACCTTCATCTACGGCTGGAACCAGTATCTGTGGCCGATCCTGATCACGACCGAGGCGTCGCTGTCGACGGCGGTGGTCGGCATCAAGACGATGATCGCGAGCGGCGACGCGGCGACCGAATGGCAATACGTGATGACGGCGACGCTGCTGGCGATGATTCCGCCGCTCGTCGTCGTGCTGGCGATGCAGCGCTGGTTCGTGCGCGGCCTCGTCGATTCCGAGAAGTAA
- the aroB gene encoding 3-dehydroquinate synthase, whose product MITVNVDLGDRAYPIHIGAGLIGRAELFAPHIKGSSVTIVTNTTVDPLYGDALRAALAPLGKRVSTVVLPDGEAYKNWETLNLIFDGLLTERADRKTTLVALGGGVIGDMTGFAAACYMRGVPFIQVPTTLLSQVDSSVGGKTGINHPLGKNMIGAFYQPQAVIADIGALTTLPARELAAGIAEIIKTGAIADAAFFDWIEANIDALNRREPAALAEAVKRSCEIKASVVAADEREGGLRAILNFGHTFGHAIEAGLGYGEWLHGEAVGCGMVMAADLSVRLGLLDEASRQRLDAVIAAAHLPTRGPALGDARYMDLMRVDKKAEAGAIKFILLKRFGDTLITPAPDEAVFATLAQTTR is encoded by the coding sequence ATGATTACTGTCAACGTCGATCTGGGCGACCGCGCCTACCCGATTCACATTGGCGCCGGCCTGATCGGCCGCGCCGAGCTGTTCGCCCCGCACATCAAGGGTTCGTCCGTCACGATCGTCACCAACACCACGGTCGATCCGCTGTACGGCGACGCGCTGCGCGCGGCGCTCGCGCCGCTCGGCAAGCGCGTGTCGACGGTCGTGCTGCCCGACGGCGAGGCGTACAAGAACTGGGAAACGCTGAACCTGATCTTCGACGGCCTGCTGACCGAGCGCGCGGACCGCAAGACCACGCTCGTCGCGCTCGGCGGCGGCGTGATCGGCGACATGACGGGCTTCGCCGCCGCGTGTTACATGCGCGGCGTGCCGTTCATCCAGGTGCCGACCACGCTGCTGTCGCAGGTCGATTCGTCGGTCGGCGGCAAGACCGGCATCAACCACCCGCTCGGCAAGAACATGATCGGCGCGTTCTACCAGCCGCAGGCAGTGATCGCCGACATCGGCGCGCTGACGACGCTGCCCGCGCGCGAACTCGCGGCCGGCATCGCCGAGATCATCAAGACCGGCGCGATCGCCGATGCGGCGTTCTTCGACTGGATCGAGGCGAACATCGACGCGCTGAACCGCCGCGAGCCGGCGGCGCTGGCCGAAGCGGTGAAGCGTTCGTGCGAGATCAAGGCGAGCGTGGTCGCGGCCGACGAGCGCGAAGGCGGCCTGCGCGCGATCCTGAACTTCGGCCATACGTTCGGCCACGCGATCGAGGCCGGGCTCGGCTACGGCGAATGGCTGCACGGCGAGGCGGTCGGCTGCGGCATGGTAATGGCGGCCGACCTGTCGGTGCGGCTCGGCCTGCTCGACGAAGCGTCGCGGCAGCGGCTCGACGCGGTGATCGCGGCCGCGCACCTGCCCACGCGGGGCCCGGCGCTCGGCGACGCGCGCTACATGGACCTGATGCGCGTCGACAAGAAAGCCGAGGCCGGTGCGATCAAGTTCATCCTGCTGAAGCGCTTCGGCGATACGCTGATCACGCCGGCGCCCGACGAAGCCGTATTCGCCACCCTGGCGCAGACGACCCGGTAA
- a CDS encoding type IV pilus secretin PilQ: MTKYLWRAIAAWIAVAAGAASAALPPLPPVWPVAATQEGTTPDVPLPAHLPDGAALAAPAPAPGSQPADAGPPPFDDATRAALQADAAPQATTAPALEGPPIPLPPPARMTDANAHRPGDANDARRISLNLQQVGLAAAFDAFARFTGLNIVVSEQVSGTVTLRLNNVRWREAFDTLLDTHGLAMSRRGDVIWVTPAAELAARERERFEMHARAADLEPLASRTFVLRYPRAQDVQRLLAGATGQRLLSKRGAAAADPRTNLLFVTDLAPRLAQIAELIDAIDRPSRQVRIEARIVEGEQGFSRNLGVRVALRAQGRSAAADGTPFADGARNALDFAARPTGGFDAATAGFTLFAAPLSRVLDIELSALEAQGRGQIVSRPRVVTADRAKAIVEQGAELPYQAKVGNGVSGVQFRRATLKLEVEPQITPDGRVVLDLDVTKDSVGEPTAAGPAIHTKHVQTRVEVEDGGTVAIGGIYERLRRDDVTRVPLLGKIPVLGALFRHRAQREQRSELVVFITPTVVRAGCETAGAGDENPEETGPEAAGAGSTRQPLCQ, from the coding sequence CGGTCGCCGCGACGCAAGAAGGGACGACGCCCGACGTGCCGCTGCCGGCGCATCTGCCCGACGGCGCGGCCCTCGCCGCACCTGCGCCCGCGCCCGGATCGCAGCCGGCGGACGCCGGGCCGCCCCCGTTCGACGATGCGACGCGGGCGGCGCTGCAGGCGGATGCGGCGCCTCAGGCGACCACAGCGCCCGCGCTCGAAGGGCCGCCGATTCCGCTGCCGCCGCCGGCACGCATGACCGACGCGAACGCGCATCGACCCGGCGACGCCAACGACGCGCGCCGGATCTCGCTGAATTTGCAGCAGGTGGGACTCGCGGCCGCGTTCGATGCCTTCGCGCGATTCACCGGGCTCAATATTGTCGTCAGCGAACAGGTGAGCGGCACCGTGACCTTGCGTCTGAACAATGTGCGCTGGCGCGAGGCGTTCGACACGCTGCTCGATACGCACGGGCTTGCGATGTCCCGGCGCGGCGACGTGATCTGGGTCACGCCGGCGGCCGAACTGGCCGCGCGGGAGCGCGAGCGCTTCGAAATGCATGCGCGCGCGGCCGACCTCGAGCCGCTCGCGAGCCGCACGTTCGTGCTGCGCTACCCGCGCGCGCAGGACGTGCAGCGGCTGCTGGCCGGCGCGACCGGCCAGCGCCTGCTGTCGAAGCGCGGCGCCGCGGCGGCCGATCCGCGCACGAACCTGCTGTTCGTCACCGATCTCGCGCCGCGCCTCGCGCAGATCGCCGAACTGATCGACGCGATCGACCGGCCGTCCCGGCAGGTCCGGATCGAGGCGCGCATCGTCGAGGGCGAGCAGGGTTTCTCGCGCAATCTCGGCGTGCGCGTCGCGCTGCGCGCCCAAGGCCGATCGGCGGCGGCCGACGGCACGCCGTTCGCGGACGGTGCGCGCAATGCGCTCGACTTCGCCGCCCGTCCGACCGGCGGCTTCGACGCGGCGACGGCCGGTTTCACGCTGTTCGCCGCGCCGCTCAGCCGCGTGCTCGACATCGAGCTGAGCGCGCTGGAGGCGCAAGGGCGGGGCCAGATCGTGTCGCGCCCGCGCGTCGTGACGGCGGACCGCGCGAAGGCGATCGTCGAGCAGGGCGCCGAATTGCCGTATCAGGCCAAGGTCGGCAACGGCGTGAGCGGCGTGCAGTTCCGCCGCGCGACGCTCAAGCTCGAAGTCGAGCCGCAGATCACGCCGGACGGGCGCGTGGTGCTCGATCTCGACGTCACGAAGGACAGCGTCGGCGAGCCGACCGCGGCCGGCCCCGCCATCCATACGAAGCATGTGCAGACGCGCGTCGAGGTCGAGGACGGCGGCACGGTCGCGATCGGCGGGATCTACGAGCGGCTGCGCCGGGACGATGTGACGCGGGTGCCGCTCTTGGGCAAAATACCGGTTCTGGGCGCGCTTTTCCGGCATCGCGCCCAGCGCGAGCAGCGCAGCGAACTGGTCGTCTTCATCACGCCGACGGTCGTGCGCGCAGGCTGCGAGACGGCCGGCGCGGGCGACGAAAACCCGGAGGAAACGGGGCCGGAAGCAGCCGGCGCAGGCTCGACAAGGCAGCCGCTTTGCCAGTAA
- the ugpA gene encoding sn-glycerol-3-phosphate ABC transporter permease UgpA yields MQSRSRFGTSLLPYLLIAPQLAITAVFFLWPAGVALWQSTQMQDAFGTSSEFVGFANFTHLFADPLYLDSFRTTLVFSALVTVSGLVVSLLLAACADRVIRGSRLYRTLLIWPYAVAPTIAAVLWAFLFNPSIGLVTYALAKQGIVWNHALNGGQAMFLVVLASVWKQVSYNFLFFYAGLQAIPRSLIEAAAIDGAGPVRRFFNIALPLLSPTSFFLLVVNLVYAFFDTFPVIDAATAGGPAQSTKTLIYKIFAEGFQGLDIGSSGAQSVVLMVIVVGLTVIQFRFVERRVQYA; encoded by the coding sequence ATGCAATCCCGTTCCCGTTTCGGCACGAGCCTGCTGCCGTATCTGCTGATCGCGCCGCAGCTCGCGATCACCGCCGTGTTCTTCCTGTGGCCGGCCGGCGTCGCGCTGTGGCAGTCCACGCAGATGCAGGACGCGTTCGGCACGTCGAGCGAATTCGTCGGCTTCGCGAACTTCACGCACCTGTTCGCGGATCCGCTGTACCTCGACTCGTTCCGCACGACGCTGGTGTTCAGCGCGCTCGTCACGGTGAGCGGGCTCGTCGTGTCGCTGCTGCTCGCCGCATGCGCGGATCGCGTGATCCGCGGCTCGCGCCTCTACCGCACGCTGCTGATCTGGCCGTATGCGGTCGCGCCGACGATCGCGGCCGTGCTGTGGGCGTTCCTGTTCAACCCGAGCATCGGGCTCGTCACCTATGCGCTCGCGAAGCAGGGCATCGTGTGGAACCACGCGCTCAACGGCGGGCAGGCGATGTTCCTGGTCGTGCTGGCGTCGGTGTGGAAGCAGGTCAGCTACAACTTCCTGTTCTTCTACGCGGGACTGCAGGCGATTCCGCGCTCGCTGATCGAGGCGGCCGCGATCGACGGCGCGGGCCCGGTGCGGCGCTTCTTCAATATCGCGCTGCCGCTGCTGTCGCCGACGAGCTTCTTCCTGCTGGTCGTGAACCTCGTCTACGCGTTCTTCGACACCTTCCCGGTGATCGACGCGGCGACGGCCGGCGGCCCCGCGCAGAGCACCAAGACGCTGATCTACAAGATCTTCGCGGAAGGCTTCCAGGGGCTCGACATCGGCAGCTCGGGCGCGCAGTCGGTCGTGCTGATGGTGATCGTCGTCGGGCTCACGGTGATCCAGTTCCGCTTCGTCGAACGCAGGGTGCAATACGCATGA
- a CDS encoding OmpW/AlkL family protein — translation MKRKLAITGAAALAFAFAGGTAHAQSAGDFYVSTGWLHLAPQDSSDPLFVYGVGGTPINQSVPNTGAGISDADTLALATGYFVTDHIATEFIAGIPPKFDITGKGQFSNFGTLGRAYQWSPALLLKYYFNDANAKFRPYLGVGATYVWFTGAKITNSAFENGVLGGPTSATTSNQWAPVFNAGFTYNFTKHWFAGFSFSYIPVSVTATFTTARRTPVGTLTETSKAHISLNPIVTYLNVGYRF, via the coding sequence ATGAAACGAAAACTGGCCATTACGGGGGCCGCAGCGCTCGCATTCGCATTCGCGGGCGGTACGGCACACGCACAATCCGCAGGTGATTTCTACGTCAGCACCGGCTGGCTGCATCTTGCGCCGCAGGACAGCAGCGACCCGCTGTTCGTGTACGGCGTCGGCGGCACGCCCATCAACCAGTCGGTTCCCAACACGGGTGCAGGCATCAGCGACGCCGACACGCTCGCCCTGGCGACCGGTTACTTCGTGACCGACCACATCGCCACCGAGTTCATCGCTGGCATTCCGCCGAAGTTCGACATCACCGGCAAGGGCCAGTTCTCGAATTTCGGCACGCTGGGCCGGGCCTACCAGTGGAGCCCCGCTCTCCTCCTCAAGTACTACTTCAACGACGCCAACGCGAAGTTCCGGCCGTATCTGGGCGTCGGCGCGACGTACGTGTGGTTCACCGGCGCGAAGATCACGAACAGCGCGTTCGAGAACGGCGTGCTCGGCGGCCCGACCAGCGCGACCACCAGCAACCAGTGGGCGCCCGTGTTCAACGCCGGCTTCACGTACAACTTCACGAAGCACTGGTTCGCCGGCTTTTCGTTCTCGTACATCCCGGTCAGCGTGACCGCAACCTTCACCACGGCCCGTCGCACGCCGGTCGGCACCCTGACCGAGACGTCGAAGGCGCACATCTCGCTGAATCCGATCGTGACGTACCTGAACGTCGGCTACCGTTTCTAA
- a CDS encoding sn-glycerol-3-phosphate import ATP-binding protein UgpC, which produces MAALSLKGVRKSYDGRQHVLHGIDVEIADGEFIVLVGPSGCGKSTLLRMIAGLETVTDGEIAIGGRVVNALEPKDRDIAMVFQNYALYPHMTVAQNMGYGLKIRGIERATIDARVAAAAKILELEALLARRPRELSGGQRQRVAMGRAIVREPSVFLFDEPLSNLDAKLRVQMRLEIQRLHARLATTSVYVTHDQIEAMTLAQRVIVMNRGYAEQIGAPVDVYEKPATVFVAGFIGSPAMNLMQGRLSDDGATFTVAGGGPALPVAGAPGLGAEIATGRDWVLGVRPEHMTPQPGVAQATLPVDSCELLGADNLAHGRWGNHDVAVRLPHADRPARGTALAASLPAHRLHFFDPETGRRAG; this is translated from the coding sequence ATGGCTGCGTTGAGCTTGAAGGGCGTCAGGAAATCCTACGACGGCAGGCAGCATGTGCTGCACGGCATCGACGTGGAGATCGCCGACGGCGAATTTATCGTGCTGGTCGGTCCGTCGGGCTGCGGCAAGTCGACGCTGCTGCGCATGATCGCGGGGCTCGAGACCGTGACCGACGGCGAGATCGCGATCGGTGGCCGCGTCGTCAACGCGCTGGAGCCGAAGGATCGCGACATCGCGATGGTGTTCCAGAACTATGCGCTGTACCCGCACATGACGGTCGCGCAGAACATGGGCTACGGGCTGAAGATTCGCGGAATCGAGCGCGCGACGATCGACGCGCGGGTGGCCGCGGCCGCGAAGATCCTCGAGCTCGAGGCGCTGCTCGCGCGGCGGCCGCGCGAGCTGTCGGGCGGGCAGCGGCAGCGCGTCGCGATGGGCCGCGCGATCGTGCGCGAGCCGTCGGTGTTCCTGTTCGACGAGCCGCTGTCGAATCTCGATGCGAAACTGCGCGTGCAGATGCGCCTCGAGATCCAGCGGCTGCATGCGCGCCTCGCGACCACGAGCGTCTACGTGACGCACGACCAGATCGAGGCGATGACGCTCGCGCAGCGCGTGATCGTGATGAACCGCGGCTACGCGGAGCAGATCGGCGCGCCGGTCGACGTGTACGAGAAGCCGGCGACGGTGTTCGTCGCGGGCTTCATCGGCTCGCCGGCGATGAACCTGATGCAGGGCCGGCTGTCGGACGACGGCGCGACGTTTACGGTCGCGGGCGGCGGCCCGGCGCTGCCGGTCGCCGGCGCGCCCGGCCTCGGCGCGGAGATCGCCACCGGGCGCGACTGGGTGCTCGGCGTGCGTCCCGAACACATGACGCCGCAGCCGGGCGTCGCGCAGGCCACGCTGCCGGTCGATTCGTGCGAGCTGCTGGGCGCGGACAACCTCGCGCACGGCCGCTGGGGCAATCATGACGTCGCGGTGCGCCTGCCGCATGCGGATCGTCCCGCGCGCGGCACCGCGCTGGCCGCGTCGCTGCCCGCGCACCGGCTGCATTTCTTCGATCCCGAGACCGGCAGGCGTGCCGGCTGA
- a CDS encoding deoxyguanosinetriphosphate triphosphohydrolase, with translation MAEPPTLAALEAHLAPYAAHASQSRGRRHPETPPAARTEFQRDRDRIVHSTAFRRLEYKTQVFVNHEGDLFRTRLTHSLEVAQIARSVARNLRLNEDLVEAISLAHDLGHTPFGHAGQDALNACMREHGGFEHNLQSLAVVDELEEHYGAFNGLNLCFETREGILKHCSRDNARKLGALGERFLQGRQPSLEAQLANIADEIAYNNHDVDDGLRSGLITIEQLAEVELWQRHYEAALAEFPHLEGRRLVHETVRRIINTLIVDLIDETTRKLARVAPASLDDVRAAPPLVSHSETVAAQAAALKRFLFKNLYRHYKVMRMASKAQRVVTGLFDAFIDDPRLLPPPYQSEDAAQQPRLVAHYIAGMTDRFALKEYQRLFVISDN, from the coding sequence GTGGCCGAGCCGCCGACGCTGGCGGCGCTGGAAGCCCATCTCGCTCCGTATGCCGCGCATGCCTCGCAGTCGCGCGGCCGCCGCCACCCGGAAACGCCGCCGGCGGCGCGCACCGAATTCCAGCGCGACCGCGACCGCATCGTTCATTCGACCGCGTTTCGCCGGCTCGAATACAAGACGCAGGTCTTCGTCAATCACGAAGGCGACCTGTTCCGCACCCGTCTCACGCACAGCCTCGAAGTCGCGCAGATCGCGCGTTCGGTCGCACGCAACCTGCGGCTGAACGAGGATCTGGTCGAAGCGATCTCGCTCGCGCACGATCTCGGCCATACGCCGTTCGGCCATGCGGGGCAGGACGCGCTGAACGCGTGCATGCGCGAGCACGGCGGCTTCGAACACAACCTGCAGAGCCTCGCGGTCGTCGACGAACTCGAGGAGCACTACGGCGCGTTCAACGGGCTGAACCTGTGCTTCGAGACGCGCGAAGGCATCCTCAAGCACTGCTCGCGCGACAATGCGCGCAAGCTCGGTGCGCTCGGCGAGCGCTTCCTGCAGGGCCGTCAGCCATCACTCGAGGCGCAGCTCGCGAACATCGCCGACGAAATCGCGTACAACAACCACGACGTCGACGACGGCCTGCGCTCCGGGCTGATCACGATCGAGCAGCTCGCCGAAGTCGAGCTGTGGCAGCGCCACTACGAAGCCGCGCTCGCCGAATTCCCGCACCTCGAAGGCCGTCGTCTCGTGCACGAGACGGTGCGCCGCATCATCAACACGCTGATCGTCGACCTGATCGACGAGACGACGCGCAAGCTCGCGCGCGTCGCGCCCGCCTCGCTCGACGACGTGCGCGCGGCGCCGCCGCTCGTGTCGCACAGCGAGACGGTCGCCGCGCAGGCGGCCGCGCTCAAGCGCTTCCTGTTCAAGAACCTGTATCGCCATTACAAGGTGATGCGCATGGCGAGCAAGGCGCAGCGCGTGGTCACGGGGCTGTTCGACGCGTTCATCGACGATCCGCGGCTGCTGCCGCCGCCGTACCAGTCGGAGGACGCCGCGCAGCAGCCGCGCCTCGTCGCGCACTACATCGCCGGGATGACCGACCGCTTCGCGCTGAAGGAGTATCAGCGCCTGTTCGTCATCAGCGACAACTGA